The Macrobrachium rosenbergii isolate ZJJX-2024 chromosome 8, ASM4041242v1, whole genome shotgun sequence genome includes a region encoding these proteins:
- the LOC136840981 gene encoding uncharacterized protein isoform X3 produces MYLPLPVPCTLHMFDPKVRTSILSSWHPLNSLLQHQRLIEEDIIILMKGKGGQEVVTKVVEVLPVDMINIPSYARWFVRLAGISGASAVALGAYGAHVFYRREYPEELKQVYETANRYHFLHTLALLGVPLCKHPKLQME; encoded by the exons ATGTacttacctttgcctgtcccttgtaccctccacatgttcgaccccaaggttcgaaccagtatactttcgtcgtggcatccccttaattccctcctccagcatcAGCGCCTTATTGAAGaggacatcatcatcttgatgaag GGTAAAGGTGGACAGGAGGTTGTAACTAAAGTAGTGGAAGTGCTGCCTGTAGATATGATCAATATCCCATCTTATGCCAGGTGGTTTGTTCGACTTGCTGGCATTTCAGGGGCATCAGCAGTTGCACTGGGAGCTTATGGTGCTCATG ttttttatcGAAGAGAGTATCCAGAGGAACTAAAACAAGTATATGAAACAGCTAATAGATACCACTTTCTCCACACTTTGGCCCTTTTGGGAGTACCTCTTTGCAAACATCCAAAATTG